A single region of the Streptomyces virginiae genome encodes:
- a CDS encoding DUF5304 domain-containing protein encodes MSEATDRPTEDDAWAGACAEDLAAEQERRRGQEQAGAGGTGTAAEELFKLFEAVADKVSGLNNPLFGVAAQGAVRQIVDQAKTAAKPVIERNPEVFDHLAAAGSELLAAYRSAVEGHERRWTRGETPAPRQASHDRDPRDEGPDEGPSERIDLD; translated from the coding sequence ATGAGCGAGGCCACCGACCGTCCCACCGAAGACGACGCCTGGGCCGGCGCCTGTGCCGAGGACCTCGCCGCCGAGCAGGAACGCCGGCGCGGACAGGAACAGGCCGGGGCCGGCGGCACCGGAACCGCCGCCGAAGAGCTCTTCAAGCTCTTCGAAGCCGTCGCCGACAAGGTGTCCGGGCTGAACAACCCGCTGTTCGGCGTGGCCGCACAAGGGGCGGTGCGCCAGATCGTCGACCAGGCCAAGACCGCCGCCAAGCCCGTCATCGAGCGCAACCCGGAAGTCTTCGACCACCTCGCGGCCGCCGGCTCCGAACTGCTCGCCGCCTACCGCTCGGCCGTCGAGGGCCACGAGCGCCGCTGGACGCGGGGCGAGACCCCGGCTCCCCGGCAGGCGTCCCACGACCGCGACCCGCGTGACGAAGGGCCCGACGAGGGCCCCTCCGAGCGGATCGATCTCGACTGA
- a CDS encoding ArsA family ATPase, translated as MHTLLITGPGGAGRTTVAAATALAAARHGQRVLLLSGDIGDPLSALVGDPAAPGLRVARVDSGEEFREELVALQQRGSALLGMVGARPLGAEEITELPGAEQFALLRALRRAAAAPDTDLVVVDMPPLHQTVATLALPAQLRRYLARLLPAERQAARALRPVLAQLAGVPMPAQWLYETAARWDEELATVQAVVEADTTELRLVAEPGPAATDALRLGRLGLALQQLPVSAVVANRMAPQDCADPWLAGLAAQQEKYAAEWAAELPVVPLAHLGRDPRGPQDLERLATDALVPEPPAPRRAWAVEDRRDTDGVLVWVVPLPGAHKSDLDLVRRGDELLLTAGPHRRIVPLPGALRRCTVSGAALADGELRVRFTPDPGLWPRTR; from the coding sequence ATGCACACCTTGCTGATCACCGGCCCCGGCGGGGCCGGGCGGACCACCGTGGCGGCGGCCACCGCCCTCGCTGCGGCCCGCCACGGGCAGCGGGTGCTGCTGCTCTCCGGCGACATCGGCGACCCGCTCAGCGCCCTGGTCGGCGACCCGGCCGCCCCCGGGCTGCGGGTGGCCCGGGTCGACTCCGGCGAGGAGTTCCGCGAAGAACTCGTCGCCCTCCAACAGCGCGGATCCGCCCTCCTCGGCATGGTCGGAGCCCGGCCACTGGGCGCCGAGGAGATCACCGAACTCCCCGGTGCCGAGCAGTTCGCCCTGCTCCGCGCCTTGCGGCGGGCCGCCGCCGCGCCCGACACCGACCTCGTCGTCGTCGACATGCCACCGCTCCACCAGACCGTGGCCACCCTCGCCCTCCCCGCCCAGCTGCGCCGCTACCTCGCCCGGCTGCTGCCCGCCGAACGGCAGGCCGCCCGCGCCCTGCGGCCCGTACTGGCCCAGCTCGCCGGCGTCCCCATGCCCGCGCAGTGGCTCTACGAGACCGCCGCCCGCTGGGACGAGGAGCTGGCCACCGTCCAGGCCGTCGTCGAGGCCGACACCACCGAGCTGCGGCTGGTCGCCGAGCCCGGCCCGGCCGCCACCGACGCGCTGCGCCTCGGCCGGCTCGGACTCGCCCTCCAGCAGCTGCCCGTCTCCGCCGTCGTCGCCAACCGCATGGCCCCCCAGGACTGCGCCGACCCCTGGCTCGCCGGGCTCGCCGCCCAGCAGGAGAAGTACGCCGCCGAGTGGGCCGCCGAGCTCCCCGTGGTGCCCCTCGCCCACCTCGGCCGCGACCCCCGCGGCCCGCAGGACCTGGAACGGCTCGCCACCGACGCCCTCGTCCCCGAGCCGCCCGCACCCCGCCGGGCCTGGGCCGTCGAGGACCGGCGGGACACGGACGGCGTGCTCGTCTGGGTGGTACCGCTGCCCGGCGCGCACAAGAGCGACCTCGACCTCGTCCGCCGCGGCGACGAACTGCTGCTCACGGCCGGCCCCCACCGCAGGATCGTTCCGCTCCCCGGGGCGCTGCGCCGCTGCACCGTCTCCGGCGCCGCCCTCGCCGACGGGGAGCTCCGCGTCCGCTTCACCCCCGACCCCGGACTGTGGCCCCGCACGCGATGA
- a CDS encoding ROK family glucokinase, whose amino-acid sequence MGLTIGVDIGGTKIAAGVVDEEGTILETYKVPTPPTADGVTEAICAAVSEVSSNHTIDAVGIGAAGYVDDKRATVLFAPNINWRHEPLKDKVEQRIGLPVVVENDANCAAWGEYRFGAGQGHDDVICITLGTGLGGGIIIGNKLRRGRFGVAAEFGHIRVVPDGLLCGCGSQGCWEQYASGRALVRYAKQRANATPENAVILLSLGDGTPEGIEGKHISEAARQGDLVAVDAFRELARWAGAGLADLASLFDPSAFIVGGGVSDEGDLVLDPIRKSFKRWLVGGAWRPHAQVLAAQLGGKAGLVGAADLARQG is encoded by the coding sequence ATGGGACTCACCATCGGCGTCGACATCGGCGGCACGAAGATCGCGGCCGGCGTGGTCGACGAAGAGGGCACGATCCTTGAGACGTACAAGGTGCCCACCCCGCCGACCGCGGACGGAGTGACGGAGGCCATCTGCGCCGCCGTTTCCGAGGTCAGCAGCAACCACACCATCGACGCCGTCGGCATCGGCGCCGCCGGATACGTGGACGACAAGCGCGCGACCGTACTCTTCGCGCCCAACATCAACTGGCGGCACGAGCCGCTCAAGGACAAGGTCGAGCAGCGCATCGGCCTGCCCGTCGTCGTCGAGAACGACGCGAACTGCGCGGCCTGGGGCGAGTACCGCTTCGGCGCCGGCCAGGGCCACGACGACGTCATCTGCATCACGCTCGGCACCGGCCTGGGCGGCGGCATCATCATCGGCAACAAGCTGCGGCGCGGACGCTTCGGCGTCGCAGCCGAGTTCGGGCACATCCGGGTCGTCCCGGACGGCCTGCTGTGCGGCTGCGGCAGCCAGGGCTGCTGGGAGCAGTACGCCTCCGGGCGCGCGCTCGTCCGGTACGCGAAGCAGCGCGCCAACGCCACCCCCGAGAACGCGGTGATCCTGCTCTCCCTCGGCGACGGCACCCCCGAGGGCATCGAGGGCAAGCACATCAGCGAGGCCGCCCGGCAGGGTGACCTGGTGGCCGTCGACGCCTTCCGCGAACTGGCCCGCTGGGCCGGCGCCGGACTGGCCGACCTGGCCTCGCTGTTCGACCCGTCCGCCTTCATCGTCGGCGGCGGCGTCTCGGACGAGGGCGACCTCGTCCTCGACCCGATCCGCAAGTCCTTCAAGCGCTGGCTGGTCGGCGGCGCCTGGCGCCCGCACGCCCAGGTCCTCGCCGCGCAGCTCGGCGGCAAGGCCGGACTCGTCGGCGCGGCCGACCTGGCCCGCCAGGGCTGA
- a CDS encoding SRPBCC family protein: MAEHTSSSITIEAPPADVMAVIADFARYPEWTGEVKEAEVLATDAQGRAEKVRLLLDAGAIKDDHTLAYAWKGTDEVSWTLDKSQMLRQLDGSYRLAAVDGGKRTEVTYQLTVDVKIPMLGMIKRKAEKVIIDRALAGLKKRVETV; this comes from the coding sequence ATGGCGGAACACACCAGCTCAAGCATCACGATCGAGGCTCCGCCCGCCGACGTGATGGCCGTGATCGCCGACTTCGCCCGTTACCCCGAGTGGACCGGCGAGGTGAAGGAGGCCGAGGTACTGGCCACCGACGCCCAAGGGCGCGCCGAGAAGGTCCGCCTGCTGCTCGACGCGGGCGCGATCAAGGACGACCACACCCTCGCCTACGCCTGGAAGGGCACCGACGAGGTCAGCTGGACCCTGGACAAGTCCCAGATGCTCCGCCAGCTGGACGGCTCCTACCGCCTGGCCGCCGTCGACGGCGGCAAGCGCACCGAGGTCACCTACCAGCTGACCGTCGACGTCAAGATCCCCATGCTCGGCATGATCAAGCGCAAGGCCGAGAAGGTCATCATCGACCGGGCCCTCGCGGGCCTGAAGAAGCGCGTCGAAACCGTCTGA
- a CDS encoding endonuclease/exonuclease/phosphatase family protein: MDQMPPSLPKSRTEPDGSAVIRVLSYNIRSLRDDEEALARVIRACEPDLVLVQEAPRFFRWRKHAARLAAKCDLVVLGGGATAAGPLLLCSLRVFVERAEDVLLPRTPGLHRRGFATAVVRIGGVRVGLASLHLSLQAAERRAHAELLLERLAGMDVPYAIAAGDLNEGPDGPAYGRLATELQDCRAVAPWGGGPTFPAVAPDRRIDAVFASKGVEVLACGVPAGLPGLSLTDLRSATDHLPVLAALRLAAAP; this comes from the coding sequence ATGGACCAGATGCCGCCCTCGCTGCCGAAGTCCCGTACGGAGCCCGACGGTTCTGCCGTGATCCGGGTACTGAGCTACAACATCCGCTCCCTGCGCGACGACGAGGAGGCGCTGGCCCGGGTCATCCGGGCGTGCGAGCCCGACCTCGTCCTCGTCCAGGAGGCCCCCCGGTTCTTCCGGTGGCGCAAACACGCGGCCCGGCTGGCCGCCAAGTGCGACCTGGTCGTGCTGGGCGGGGGCGCGACGGCGGCCGGGCCGCTGCTGCTGTGCTCGCTACGGGTCTTCGTGGAGCGCGCGGAGGACGTGCTGCTGCCGCGCACCCCCGGACTGCACCGCAGGGGCTTCGCCACGGCGGTGGTCCGGATCGGGGGCGTGCGGGTGGGGCTGGCCTCCCTGCACCTGTCGCTCCAGGCGGCGGAGCGCCGGGCCCACGCGGAACTGCTGCTGGAACGGCTGGCCGGCATGGACGTGCCGTACGCGATCGCCGCGGGCGACCTGAACGAGGGCCCGGACGGGCCGGCGTACGGGCGGCTGGCCACCGAGCTCCAGGACTGCCGGGCGGTGGCCCCGTGGGGCGGCGGACCGACCTTCCCGGCGGTGGCGCCGGACCGCCGGATCGACGCCGTGTTCGCCTCGAAGGGGGTGGAGGTGCTGGCCTGCGGTGTCCCCGCGGGCCTGCCGGGCCTCTCGCTCACGGACCTGCGGTCGGCGACGGACCACCTGCCGGTGCTGGCGGCCCTCCGCCTGGCGGCTGCGCCGTAG